A DNA window from Panthera tigris isolate Pti1 chromosome X, P.tigris_Pti1_mat1.1, whole genome shotgun sequence contains the following coding sequences:
- the LOC102966721 gene encoding protein SET-like yields the protein MWEPAAEVGKKLNSNHDGSGETAEKEQQEAIEHIDEIQSQIDILNEQASEEILKIEEKYNKLRQPFFQKRSEAIAKIPKFWVTTFVNHPQVSALLGEEDEEALHYLTRVEVAEFEDIQSGYKIDLYFDENPYFENKVLSKEFHVKESGDASLKSTEIIWKSGKDLTKRSSQAPNTGSRKRKYEEPESFFAWFTDHPDADVDELGELIKDDIWPNPLQYYLLPDTDDDDDELEDEEEEEEEEEEEEEEEEEEEEEEEEEEEEEEGEGGGEEEEKEEEEEGDDKGEEGEPKDDEEREPETHAA from the exons ATGTGGGAGCCGGCGGCCGAAGTCGGTAAAAAGCTCAACTCCAACCACGACGGGTCCGGCGAGACCgcagaaaaagaacagcaagaagCGATTGAACATATAGATGAAATACAGAGTCAAATCGACATACTTAATGAACAAGCCAGCGAGGAGATCCTGAAAATCgaagaaaaatacaacaaactCCGCCAGCCGTTTTTTCAGAAGAGGTCGGAAGCGATCGCCAAAATCCCAAAGTTTTGGGTAACAACATTCGTCAACCATCCACAAGTGTCTGCGCTGCTtggggaggaggatgaagaggcGCTGCATTATCTGACAAGAGTTGAAGTGGCAGAATTTGAAGATATCCAGTCAGGTTAcaaaatagatttatattttgatgaaaacCCTTACTTCGAAAATAAAGTTCTCTCCAAGGAATTTCACGTGAAGGAGAGTGGTGATGCATCTTTGAAGTCCACCGAAATCATATGGAAATCTGGAAAGGATCTGACGAAACGTTCAAGTCAGGCACCGAACAcgggcagcaggaagagaaagtaTGAGGAACCTGAGAGCTTTTTCGCCTGGTTCACTGACCATCCTGATGCAGACGTGGATGAGTTAGGCGAGCTCATCAAAGATGATATCTGGCCAAATCCACTGCAGTACTACTTGCTTCCTGATacggatgatgatgatgatgaattagaagatgaagaagaagaagaagaagaagaggaggaggaggaagaagaggaagaagaagaggaggaggaagaagaagaggaggaagaagaagaagaaggggaaggaggaggagaagaagaggagaaggaagaggaagaagaaggtgaCGATAAGGGGGAGGAAGGCGAGCCGAAAGACGACGAAG agagagagccagagacacacgCAGCGTGA